ggtgtattaaaaaaaattcagtacaacttttttttattttttgttcctCCCCACTGCTTTTCACGATTTTGTTCACCCAAAAGTCCAAAACCCTTAGAGGCCTCTGcgttctttttctctttcgCCCTCCTCGTCGTCTTTTATCTTCCATCACCGTTCCTTGAAGCAACAAGCGATTGTAGATTGACGTTTCGGAATTGGCTATTGCTGCTCTAGATTGAAGATATCAAAAGTGGCGAAATCCAGTTCTGAATGGGAGAGAAGAACCACGTTAGTTTGTATCTCTTCAAATTTGGGCTTAAATTTCACAATTGTTCTGTTTAAGTTTTAAACCGATTATAatggattttttttaatgttgttttgatttctGAATTAGGGTTCTTAATTATGGAATTCGGTCAATTGGATTGGGGAATTTGGTTGATTGGGGAATTTGGTTGATTTATTCATGCGTGTATTTGTTGATTCCAATGGGTTATTTCGGCTTATTTATTAAACATTCAATTATTCTGCCGCAgctttctttcttttgttgtCTGGATCAGTTGGTTGTTTGGTGATGATGTTGAGTTTTAATTCACTGCTCAGTTCTATGCTATTGCTATACTGTTGTTGGTTTTTTTTCTCGTTTTGTTTCTTGTTTCTATACTGCTGCTATGTGCTATTCTGCTGCCCTGTTCTATACTACTGCTGTTCTGTTCTATGTTGTTGCACTACTGCTACTCGTTTTCAACTTCATAATATATAAGGAAAAATATGGTAACGGGTTTAGTAAATTTGACCCATGTAAAGAGCATGTTTGAGAGGGAATGTGATGTTGGATATATATAAATTTGTATTGAGCTTTTAACTGTTCACTTGGGAGAGAATCAAGCCTCTTGAAAGCTTGAACGCCGGTTACATTTTTTGTATATTCCAGCTTATTAATCAAAATCACCCATCTTCGTCTTTGTAATTTTCTTATTTGATGTCTACAATATGTTAACTCATAGTAGTAACCTCCATTTACTCTGCTGCTTCATAACATTTTATTATCAGTTCAGTTTATTATCTGTTACTCTAGTTTATTGTCAGTTTATTACTAGTTGCACCATTCTTTTCTTTCCCTTTTTTGGGGAGCGGGGGTGACAGAGGGTTAGCTGCAATGAGCCGGGGATGTGGGGGCTAGGCTGGATGAGATGGAAAGCGCACATGAGGCTGGCGCTGTCCAAACTAAGTTATTCAAATGCCTTTTATGGCTTACAAAGGGAAGCAGCCCTCTAAGAGATAAATAGTTAGTTTCCTAGTAACAAGGGAATAATTATATAGAGTAACAACTTAAAAAATAAGTAAGATAATAATGCTAACAAATATTAGGGTGTGGGTATTAACAAAGTGTAGAACTTATAAACATGACCGAACAAAGAATGTTTTTGATCATGGTTGTTTGACGGATGTTTTTCTATTAGTAGACCATTTTGTGATTGTATacgtataatatattgttgtatAAATGTGATGTGAAAAAACTAAAGAGTAAGAGGGGGAGAAAGAATGTGTAGGTATCACTTTATCTTTGACATTTATAATACGATGTCCACTTTGATAGAAGGATTTCATTTTATTGGACAAGtacaagaaaattcagaaaatataTAAGGTTTGAATCATTAACTCGCATATAGCATGACAAAGTTAAAGTAAAAAACCATTAGTTTTACATAAGTAGTTCACACATTATATCTTCCTAAGCTAAAACTACAattgcttctttttttttggttggaCTGGTAGAGCTTCGTGGAGTTAGTTTTCTGTGTGAGTCCAGCTAAAGTTTGGTGGCtaattttttcttataaagCTAAGATTTTTACTTGTGATTATCTAAAAGTCCTGGTTTCATGGCTCATTTCTGTTATGTTTCAATATCTTCTTATATGAACTGAATGCGATGCAATACTCATAGGGTTAATTGCAACTCAGGATTCAAGAGATAAAACAATGATTCAAGAGAGCCTTTTCTGCTCCAGGGACTGAGAAACTTTGCTACCAGATAAGCTTGATTATCTGCAGAACACTCACATGATTAATGGGAGCAGTGACATATATTCCCCTTGAGTCCCTTCAATATTTAGAATGTAGGTTTGAATAAAATTCCTTCCAGATCAATAAAGTTGCCTTGTATAACAGGAATATTGGGTCTGAATTTGTAATGGAATGATTAGCATTTCATGTTGTTCCTAATATCTTTTCACTGGAAGTTAGGCTAGTAGTACCTTCTCCCATTGGGTTTAGACTGATAATGTATGAGTTCtcccttcttttttcttttggtttcttTTTCATAAAATAAAGGGTCTGATAATTGTTATCACTAAGTGATGCAGGTCAGGAAATTAAATTTTCTTTACGGGTTTTGTTGGTTTGCTTTTCCTCTTGTGTCTATGTTTTGTTGGTCTTGTGGCATGGTTGGTCGCTTGTTTGCTGGTTTTGTTGGTCTTGTGGCATGGCTGGTCGCTTGTTTGCTGGTTTTGTTGGAGTAAGTGTTTTTCTCGGGATGTCTGTTGGTACTGATTTATTGAAGAAGGAATAAATTAGGTGCCCTAGTCAGTTTATAGCTAGCTATTTCAGGAATTGTGCAATAATTAGTCTAAGAGGACTTCACCGAATTGCTTCATTTAGGAAGGACCTGGTACCAGGTTGAAAGCAGTTTCTCTTGGTGATATAGTTATAGCTTACGTGAATCAGGTTCATTGGTTTCTAAGTGAAGCTTCAAACAAGGATTATATTTGACATATTACACTTTCTGATATGAAATAATTATGCTTGCTTGTGTTTTAGGTTGAGATATTTGGCATTATTTGTGTTTAGTTTTGTTCCCCACTATCTCGAGATCGCGATCTTAGCACTTATATTAGGTTTGTGGCAAGTCAGGTTAGGAATTCCCAACTCCCTGACAGCTCTCGATTCATTGAGTTGCCCAATCTTTCAATTAGAAACACAAGCTCTCATGGACTGGTCCATTACCAAAATAATCCTTGTTCGTTTTTTTTATGAAACCTTGCTGGATTTATTCTACGTTGTAGGCCCTATGGGTGCATTTGACAGCAATGCATAGACATTATGTTGCATACTGAATGTCTAAATTGTATccacttcaattttttttactataaatataatGGTTGTCAAATGTCAACTGATATACATTCATGCTAATAATGCACATTGTTGACATTATTACTTAGAATCAACCTCCCTATGTCCTTAGTTTGTGTTTCACATTAGTGTGATACCTTTGAACATCTTTTCTTGTTATAAGCTGTAACCAAATACTAGAATAAGCTGTTGTAGACACATTGCTAATGTAGGATTGGCTATCTTTGAAAATGAAGGGAACGAAGCGCTAGGAAGTTGAAACAGGGAATGTTTTTATCATCCTCTACCTTTCTTTGATGATTTTGTAGCACCAAATCTTTTAGATTTGATGATTTGTTTTCTCCACCATGACTTAGGCAAGAGCCGTATTAGAAGCACCAGAGTTTTGATACCGGGTGAGCAGCTCTTCTCCATTTTAATTCTATCTCTCTTCATCCACCCCTGCTCTATTTCAAAGAGGAAAATAACCATACCTGTCTAATGCGCTTAGGATCCACATGGCATAACGCGCAAGCTAGGGAAACAAAATGGGGGAAgaggtttgaactttgaacccttggctttgtGTTTGCAATTACCAACTTTACCATAATGCCAAATCATTTTATAAAATAAACTTATACTACGTATACAcctaaatttcaaaattttagctGTGGCAAATGGcagtagtaaaaaaaattaacaacaattttttttgtcaaaagatAGTTAGATGTCCTCAAGGCTTCATAATAATACCCAATCAGCAACAACAACTGCATTATAATCAACATTCATAACTTTTCTGCTTTGctgttcagttcagttctgatcttcTTTGCTGTTCAGTTCAGTTATATCAGTTGCTGGTTCAGTTCCATTTTGATCTGCTTTGCTCGTTTGTGTTTCTTTCAGTGCAACTTTGTGTGGTTTTCAGCTGTTGTTTTGCAGAATTGATCagattatttcattttaattaaatgcaataatttttttattatatatattgacTATTATTTTCTGTTTACAGGATGGTAGATAGAAGGAGAATGGTAGATAAAAGGATGGCATGAAGGGCATAGATTGAAGTTCTTTCGGACTGATTTGGacaattaaattaaatactaGATAGATTTTAGATTGCTTAAACTATTAGTtctttttggagattcattAGTTTTCTTAATTGATGTTTTTATATTATAACAATGGTTTTTGTTATTAGAATGATTGTTatggatattttattttaataataagtTAAAGTTAATTCGAAAAAAATGTTTTCTATTTGTATTGGTTAGATTATTTggtataatattttcattttaatgAGCTATTAAATAAACACGTATGAAACAGTTGCTATAAGCTTACATTAAAGTGGCGCAATTGTTGTATCAAGAAACGTTGTTATAGAATCACATAAAAATGCCGCAATAGTGTGGCAAGAAACATTGCTATAGGCTCATGTAAAAGTGTCGCAATAGTTGTATCAAGAAACGTTGTTATAGACTCATGTAAAAGCGTCGCAATATCGGTATCAAGAAATGTTGCAATAGACTACAAAATTGTTGCAATATTAGAGCAATAAACGTTGCCATAGACTGTTGGTAGTGCTGCTTTAGATAATAAAAGTGTTAGCCTAGACACTAAAACTGTTGTTTAAAATCCTAAATAATTGTTACTAAAACTTAATAATTGTTGCTTTAGATATAATAAAACTGTTGGCAAAAGTTAAAAGTCGTTGCCTAAGAAAAGCGTTGCTAATAATTATGGCAGCTGTTTTATAATGTTGTTGCCTAAGGCATAATAACTGTTGCCACAGAGTTATAGCAGCGTCACCTATTGGCAACGCCATATAAACTGTTGTTGTAGGTCTATAGCAACATTTAATGGATCTTTGCCAACACTTTTAGGCCGTTGCTATAAtcctattttgtagtagtggatgGATTTCACGGTGCAAAGACGTGTAGAAAGAAATCCGTCAAGAAGATTGATCAGAAACTGCCCAACAAAATCGCATGGAACCTTCCCAAAATTGACTAAAGCCGATCCTTAACCAGCCACCAAACTGCCAATAAACTGACCCAAACGTTGCCGGAAGATAGCCACCTGAACCCCCTGAATTCAGCCGCTTGAACCCCCTGAATTCAACCTGAAAACCGCACCTTTATTCCCCTGAAACTGAACCAGATAGCCACCTGAAAATAGCCCCTATACTGCGCCAAAACCGCACCAAAACCGCACTAGAATCGCAACAAAACTGCATCTGAACCGCACCAGAACTGCACCACAAACTGCACCAATACTGCATCTGAACCGCACCAGAACTGCACCAATAACTGCACCAAGAAGTCGCCTGAAACAAAATCGAACAGTCCACCTGAAGCAGACCCAAATACCCCTTGAAACCCGCCTGAGAGTCCCCTGAAAACCGCTACAAAACACAACAAAAATGCACCGCAAACACCACAAACCGCACCAATACGCCCGATAAAAAGGACCCTTAATTCGCCTGAACCCTGCGCCTGCACCGTGACCTATTCGCCGGAGGAAGAACATAGATTCGTCGAAGCCGCAATGGGAGCCACCGGATCACGCAAAAACCACCCGCAAAAACAACCGTGGAATGCTGAACGAAGACCGAAAAAAACCCCAACCGTGAAGAACACAGGCGTTTTagaattattattaaaattaaaagggtAAAATTGTATTTTCCTACATTAATTACGGGCGTTTTTAGAAAACACGGGCGTCGAATAACGATACACtaaataattccttaaaaaaactaataaaaataatacaatAAAAGGTTTGGGTTGCGCTTTGCACTTATAAAATGATAAAACATTTTCTGACTCTGACTTCCTTGCTCCCTTGGTAAAGACAAAGAACGATAAGCAGAGGGCTAGGCCTAATGTAGTCATGTGTCTGTGTagatttttgctttttttttaaaCAGTCAGTACGATTTTCAACGCATTGGGGGCCCTTCTCAAGCCGAGGCCCTGTGCCGTGTCCCACTTTGGGCCGGTATAGGGACGTGCCTGCTTGAGGGGATGTTAAGATAGAATACTAGTGCAACTagtctattactatatactaaaacagacaccaggaatgacacatgtcacttcctggtgaaaAAATTTCCCGCCAAAACATTTTTCCCTTTTTATTCAATTACTTTTTCTAaaattttttgttggaaaagatTCAGCTAGTAtatgagcgatttccttcaatattgcataaagatccaataatttccaaaataagttattttctaacttaattcccaccacaccgtccacgtcagcaagggagaaagaaaagtatttttttttcggTTCAAtattgaaccgccatctgagatgacggttttgttttaaagcaaaccgctatctcagatggcggttcaatagtgcaaaccgctatctgagatagcggtttgcttTAATGGTATAAACTAGCGGTTTGCTTTAATggtataaaccgctatctgagatagcggtttcatATAGCGGTTTGCTTTAATACAAAACCGTTCGGTTTTGTTATAAAACCACGTGGTTTTATAAGGGTTAACCGCTACCTGAAGTGGCGGTTCATTAAATACATAAGCCGCTatttcagatagcggtttacccCTTCAAACTGCTGTTTCCGATAGCGATTTATTGTAGATTTTATACAAAAATTTAGACCGGCTTTCTTGTTGACGTGGACGGTAGAGTGAGaattgaaataagtgaaaaagtagcgtattttgggaatttacGAATCTTCAAGCATTATTGAAGAAAATAGTTCTcagtatttatttaaattttatcattccctatttattttatttttagtataAATTTTCAGTTGTAATTTTATTTCTCTAAAAATAATATTTGTGAACTATATTCTAACTTTATTATATTCTGAAAATCTGTCAAGATCCTTTATATTCCGTATTACTTTCCTTTTGAAGAATTTTTTTGTTagtcaaatattttataaaaatggtaaaaaaataaatttaaaatattcGTGCGTACACGAGATCTAATCTAGTATTCTACTATTAGACGTTTCATATTCTGAATTTCTGATACATTAGAGTTAGACTAGgataagagcatctccaattgttgtagctagggactagcttgaaatttataaaagtttcaagctaatagctagaccattggagtgaagataataaattagcttggccaagcaaattagcttaaacaagctaatttgcttgacaactagctcccaaatttttcaaataaataattgaCAAGTGGAACAAGTAGgaccaatttaaataacaagctatttgctagccattggagcataaattagctagacaataaaatagcttaaaatcttatgtggcataacaagctaattgtcaaacTAGCTTGCCATTAGAGATGCTCTAATGCCACTGAGAATATCCTATCATAACGATAGCAGTAACTTCCTAGTccctgttaaaaaaaaaaaaaaaaaaaaaaaaaaaaaaaaaaaaaaaaaaaaaaaaaaaaaaaaaaaaaaaaacttcctaGTTTAAGTCGACTTACAAATTCCATTATATTGTACTGCCCTTCCTAGTTTAAGTCGACTTACAAATTCCATTATATTGTGCTGCTATATATATTCGTGATTGATCAATCATTAAAAGAAAACTTTGAACAATATTTGTCAGAAGTCATCTTCCTTCCACAGTAAATTACGCCACCCCGCGCCGCCGCCGCCGTTTGTTTCCATCGTCCGGTGAGTATCACACTTTTCTCTCTCCGACTCTCTCCTATATCTACTGCTAGTCTGCTACTAGGGTACCGTTTTCGTTGaattatttcaattttgtttGGTAATGTTAGTATTACAGATTTACTGAACATATTTTAATGATAAAATTTCTGATTAATTAACAATGAGTTCAGTAATCCTGTTTCTCTGCATCGAAACCCTAGTATTATTCTTAATTTGGGTTTATCAAGCCAATtttatcttttgatttttgttgtATATAATTTAATTGGCTTAATTCTTAGTCACCAGTGATAGGTAGTTGGTAGAGTAATGTTAAGGCTTGAGAGCAATGCCCTTTCCTTAATTAGGTTCGTCGAGAGGGATTTAGGGAAGACGTTAATTACTTAATTAGGGGTTTAAGAACTGTGTTGGGTTGTTTGTAATTCCAAACTCAGAGAGTCGAGGTGAAGAATCTAAGAGAGTTTCAGAATGCTAGAGAGAAAATAGTTGAAGAAAACTTGAATTTACTGATTAAGTTTCTTGGCTTGGAAGAGAAGCCAACATTGCTTTATATACAAGCAAGCAACTAACCCTAACTAACTTGCAACAAACTCACTAACAAACTTTtgtaaaatgaaaaatataaatataaatatcataTATCCTATATCCTATACTCCCCCTTCAAGCTGGACTTTAGACACAAGTCCAAGCTTGGCAGATAGAAACTGATGTCGAGAAGAAGCAAGTGGTTTAGTTAACAAATCTGCAAGTTGTAGGGCACCAGAAACATGAGCAGTTTCAATAAAACCATCCTCTACTTGCTCACGAACATAATGCATATCCCTTTTTAAGTGTTTGGTCTTGTCATGAAACATGGGATTCTTGGCAAGATGTTCAGCAGAAGTATTATCACACAATAACTTAACAGGCAATGAAATGTGAACTTGAAGGTCTTCAAGTAATCCCTGAATCCAAACAAGCTCACTGGCAGTTGCAGACATGCTTCTGTACTCTGCCTCAGCTGAAGATTTACTCACACTACGCTGCTTTTTAGTCTTCCAAGAAACCAAATTGTTGCCAAGGAAGACATCATAAGAACTTAAAGATCTGCTGCTGTATTGACAGGCACTCCAGTCAGCATCACTATATGCACTTAACTCTGTATTAGAATCAGCTGTATACCATAAACCATTATCTATTGTACCCTTTAAGTACTTTAAGACATGAAGAGCAGCCTTGAGATGAGGAACTCTTGGAGAATGAACAAATTGACTGAGATGCTGCACACAGTAGGACAAATCAGGTCTTGTGATGCCTAGGTAAAGCAATCTACCAACAAGCCTTCTATATACATCAGGATCATCAAGCAAAACCCCATCAGCAATGGACAATTTTAGACCACATGAAAGAGGAGCTGGTGCAGGAGTACATTCTTCCATACCAGCATCAATTAGAATGTCCTGAatgtattttctttgagaaAGAAAAATACCATTATCAGTTCTGTGGATTTCAATACCAAGGAAATAAGCAAGCAGACCAAGATCCTTGATTGTAAAAGCAGTGTCTAGAGCAACTTTCACTTCTTCAATTTGAGCCTTTGAAGTACCAGTAATCAatatatcatccacataaaccaAAATCACAAGAAATTCTGCATCATAAGTCCTTGTAAACAGAGAATAATCCTGCTTAGATTGCTGAAAGTTGAGAGAAATCAGAAATTTGTTCAATTCCTTGTTCCATTGCCTAGATGCTTGTCTCAAACCATATAAGGATCTCTTGAGTTTACAAACTTGTCCAGGCTGAGCTTTAAGATAACCAGGAGGTGGCTTCATGTAAACCTCCTCATCAATATAGCCATGTAAAAAGGCATTATTGACATCCAGCTGATATAGTGGCCAACCTCTTACAGCAGCAAGTGCAATGACAATTCTCACAGTAGCTAATTTAGCAACAGGGGAAAAAGTCTGAGTAAAATCCTTTCCTTCCACTTGCTGATAACCAATTGCCACTAATCTAGCTTTATGCCTATCTATAGTGTAATCAGGATTGAGTTTGATTCTGTAAACCCACTTAGAGCCAATTGCTTTCTTATCTTTGGGTAACTGAGTAAGTTCCCAAGTATCATTACTCTCCAAGGCTTGGATTTCTTTATCCATAGCAGTTAACCAGTTAGCATCATGTTTAGCTTGATTGTAGTGCTTGGGATCATTGGGAGACTGAAACACAGTAAAAGCTAATGATTCCCAAGTGTCAAAGCTATTGAGTGCCAAATCAGTTAACCAAAGATCATCACAATCATTGTCAAGAGAGCAGTCTTTTACAGCAAAAGAAACAGATTCAGAAGAAGAAGTGTCATGTCTGTGTGGAATATATGCTCCAACAAAGTCTTTGAGAGCAGTTGAAGGTTTAATTGTTCTGGAACTTTGTCTGGTAACAAGAGTTGGAACAATAGGTTGTATGATATTAGGAGACTGATTAAGTTGAGTATTAGGAGAAGTAATGTGAATTTCAGGTTCAGTATTGTGTGTTGAACCAGAACtatgagaagaagaagaagaattgggAGCAAAATGTAAAGAATTTTGAGATGAATGTGGTGGAGAAGTGTTTAAGGATAAAAGTGGAGATTCAGTGTGAATATGATTCTGTATATCAGAAGAAAGATGTGCAGAATGAGAATTGGCTTCAGAACCAAAATGAACTGTTTGAACAGTTTTCAAAATATCAGGATTATGTGTAGGTTGAGATTTGTATGGAAATACATCCTCAAAGAAGATGACATCTCTAGAAACAAAGACAGTGTGTGTATCCATATCATAAAGCTTGAAAGCCCTATAACCAGCAGGATAGCCTAGGAAAATACACTTCCTAGTTCTAGAATCAAACTTATCTTTTTTGACTTGAGTGTTGTGAGCAAAACATAAACAGCCAAAGACCCTTAGTGTGTCATATACAGGAACACTCTGAAACATAACCTCAAATGGAGTTTTCCAATTCAACACCTTAACTGGAATTTTGTTTATCAAATGTGTGGCTGTAAGTACACATTCTCCCCAAAACTTCTTAGGCAATCCAGCATAAAATCTTAAGGCTCTAGCTATTTCAAGAAGACTTCTGTGTTTCCTCTCAACCCTACCATTTTGTTGAGGAACATAAGGAACACTTTTTTCATGTATGATACCTTTACTAGCAAACAAAACTCTGCAAGAATCATTCACTACTTCAGTTCCATTGTCAGACCttattctttttattcttttgtGATATTGAGTGTCAACCATAGAGATAAAATCTGCCACCACCTTTTCTACTTGCATCTTGTTGTGAAGCAAAAAGGTCCATGTAACTCTACTATGATCATCCAACACAGTCAAGAAATAAGCTGAACCATCTAAATTTCTAACCCTATATGACCCCCATAAATCCAGATGAATCAGTTCAAAACATTCAGATGCTCTACTGTCACTCTTTTTGAATGGAAATCTATGATGCTTTGAATGAAAACAAACATCACAATTATATTCAGTAAATCCTTTACAATATGCTTCATCAACATACTTCATTTTTGACAGAGAAGGATGTCCTAATCTGGCATGTAAAAGATCTAATTTATTCCTGTTATCCATTTTAGACTGAAACATACTAGTAGCAGTCTTATTTGGCAAAACACCAGTATTTACATGAGTATTACCATCCTGTACTACAGTAGCAGCTGTGTTTCCACTACACTTAAGATCTTGAAGATCTGTGTGTTTAGCAAAGTAGTAAAGACCTTGAGTCTTGTTTCCAGCACCAAGCATAGCTGAACTAGAAGGGTCCTGGAAAGAATACCCATCACCAGTAAATATAACATGAATGCCAGTTTGTTCAATCAACCTACCAACAGACATCAGATTGTGTTTGAAACCTTTGACCAATAACACATTTGACAAAACCAGTTTATCACTAAGAACAACATCACCAACTGTGTCAACATTCAATTGTGTTCCATCAGGCAAGCCAACTTTAATTGTCTTTTGAAGTGGTCTCTTGTTTATCAAAATACTCTCATCATATGTCATATGATCACAAGCTCCAGAGTCCACAATCCATAATCCacaattaagcattttattcacaGTGCAGTTAAAAGAGTGAGAAATGATACCTGCATAGTTTGCATAAGAACCAGAAACTCCAGAAGTATCACCATACTGAACTTGCTTGCCTTTCATTGCTTTCAAAACCTCTTGGCAAATTGCATTGATCATTTCATTGTTCACAGAACCAGCAGAACCATTCAACTGATCATCAAGAGGATTATCTCCAACATCAGCAGCTGAGTTTACATTAGCAACAAGTCTGCTTCCATTTGCTTGATACTGTGACCCTTTTGAGGCCTTAATTGTGTTGTACCAATCAGGATAGCCTATGAGCTTGAAACATTGATCCACAGTATGCCCCTTACCTTTGCAATGTGTGCATATCTTGtgcatttttttctttctttatctCTTTCCAGTCTTTCTCTACACCAGCAAACCTCTGAGATTGATCACCTTTGTATGATTGAGCAGCCATAGCACTGCTACTCATAGCACTAGCCTCAACAGCTGCACCACTGACTTCTTTCTGCTTCTCTATTTGTTGAGTGATAGCAAAAACTCTGTTTATACTTGGTAAAGGATCCATGGATAGCACATTTGTCACAGTTCCTTCAAATCCTCCATTTAACCCTAACAAAAACTTCATCATTCTATCTTCTTCTTCAAACTCAGCTATTTTCTTCAAGATTTGGCAACTACAGCTGTTCAAAGCACCACAAATACAAGTAGGAAATGCCCTCAAACTCTGCATTTCTTCCCACAGTTTCTTCAACTTACCATAATAGGTAACAATAGTCATATTATCTTGTTTTAAACTATCAATTTCCTTCTTCAGTTGATAGATCAAAGGTCCATTGGACTGTCCAAACCTCTCATTTAATTCCTTCCATAATTCTCCAGCATTATCAATGTATCCAAAATCATCTGCTAACTCATTGTTCATAGAGCTTAAAATCCAACTCACTACCATGAAATCAGCACGTTTCCACTTACAATAATCTCTGTGATTCACAGCAGGTTTGATAATTCCTCCATTCACAAAACCTTCTTTGTTTTTAGCTATCAATGCTCTCATAACATTCCTTTTCCATCGCAAGAAATTCGAACCATTGAAAACAGCAGAAACTAAAGAAGAAGTTGGACTGTCTGAATTAGCTA
This sequence is a window from Spinacia oleracea cultivar Varoflay chromosome 1, BTI_SOV_V1, whole genome shotgun sequence. Protein-coding genes within it:
- the LOC110806201 gene encoding uncharacterized protein → MATDSFETHQDSYQNNGENGGNLDPYFIANSDSPTSSLVSAVFNGSNFLRWKRNVMRALIAKNKEGFVNGGIIKPAVNHRDYCKWKRADFMVVSWILSSMNNELADDFGYIDNAGELWKELNERFGQSNGPLIYQLKKEIDSLKQDNMTIVTYYGKLKKLWEEMQSLRAFPTCICGALNSCSCQILKKIAEFEEEDRMMKFLLGLNGGFEGTVTNVLSMDPLPSINRVFAITQQIEKQKEVSGAAVEASAMSSSAMAAQSYKGDQSQRFAGVEKDWKEIKKEKNAQDMHTLQR